CTGCCTTGTGTTTTGACCTTCAGGAGGAAGTAAAGGGACTACTACTGTCATACACTGAACTCTTACCACATGTGAGGAAATTGACAAATAGGCTTAATTATATGCCTCAGATCGCCTAAGGAGTTTGGAGGGATTTGGCCCCAAACCATCCCCTTTCCCTTTCATAATCAAAGAACTAGGAACTTAAACCCAGACATGAATGTCCATTGTCCTTTTCTTTGTGTATGGGAGTGGATGGGACTTTTAGGTATTCATCTTACCTCTTAATCCTTCAGGTTTTATTCAGCTAGCCAAAAGTGGAATTACTAGACTGGTGACTCTGAATGTCTTAGGATAAGACAGTCTTTCCTCTTTCACTAGCTCTGCCTTTGACCAAGAGGAGGCTGAAGAGGGAAAGGTCACTGTCTACTTCACTATAAGATATACATCCCACACAAGTTTAGGGTTCTtccctcttttctgaaagtttgtgtCATCTTGCCAAGCTGAgacacatttctttctttccctaaaACTTCCCTTCTTCAGTGAGTCTGCCAAATTTTTTCCAGTGTGGGCTATTCCTATTTGCCTGCAGACTGCTATTAGTATCTTCCTCCACCCTCCCTCGCTCTGTTTCATCATTAGGCGATTGAAGAAAACAGCCTTATTGACCTATTTCTTGGTTTCATTTGAAACATGGAGGTTTATCACATGTCTCTGGGGATCTGAAAAACAGTAGGTTCATTCTAGTCTTATCCCTATTCTATTCCTTATTCCCTAGTCTTATCCTTATTCTAGTCTAGCCAGATGGGCATGTGTCTCAGAGTTTAGGATCTTAAATTAAACTGACAGGAATCAGATAGCTATGGACTAAACAATCAAGTCCAgtctcctcattttacaaatgaggtggCATGAAACCCAGATTGGTTGTTTTTCCCTGGTTTCTGTATATCTACCAACAGAGCTATGACCAAGATCCAGATTTTCAAATCAATGCTTATATCATGGGGCCTCATCTGATGGTTCATTGAATTGTGCTAGCAAGCCGCTTGCACTGAGGTGGCACTTAAGTGGGGCTTGGAGAATTTAATTCTTAGACTATATAGACAGGGGTGCTTACTGCAGCCTTCCAGGGGCTACCTGCAGGAATCAGTTGAGTTTAGTTTCTTGGCCACTTAGGGGCAACAGGAATGGACAGTGTGATGTAggtgttctttcttttcctgttgagAGGCAATCAATTCTGTGTAGTGTAGTgagtttcagttcaagatttaTCACTTGGCCTTGGaccaaattacttaacctctttgtgtctCAAGTTCTTTATTTGTATTACAGGAATAATACTAGTACCCTGTCATcaagttcttgttgttgttaggcgctgtcgagtcggttccgacacatagcgaccctatgcacaacagaacgaaacactgcccggtcctggaccatctttaaaatcgttgttatacttgagcccatcgttgcagccactgtgtcagtctacctcattaagggtcttcctcttttccgctgaccctgtactctgccaagcatgatgtccttcttcaaggactgatccctcctgacaacacgtccaaagtatgtaagacgcagtctcgccatccttgcctctaaggagcattctggttgtacttcttccaagacacatttatttgttcttctggcagtccatggtatattcaatattcttcaccaacaccacaattcaaaggcaccaattcttctttggtcttccttattcattgtttagctttcacatgcatatgatgcgattgaaaataccatggcttgggtcaggcgcaccttagtcttcaaggtgatatctttgctcttgaacactttgaagaggtcctttgcagcagatttgcccaatgcaatgcgtcttttgatttcttgactgctgcttccgtggctgttgattgtggatccgagtaaaatgaaatccttgacaacttcaatcttttttccatttatcatgatgttgctcattggtccagttgtgaggatttttgttttctttatgtagaggtgcaatccatactgaaggctgtggtttttcatcttcattagtaagtgcttcaagtcctcttcactttcagcaagcaaggttgtgtcatctgtgtaacacaggttgttaatgagtcttcctccagtcctgaagctccgttcttcttcatatagtcgagcttcttggattatttgttcagcaaacagattaaataggtatggtgaaagaatacaaccctgacgcacacctttcctgactttaaaacaatcagtatccccttgttctgtctgaacaactgtctcttgatctatgtaaaggttcctcatgagcacaattaagtgttctggaattcccattccttgcaatgttatccatagtttgttatgatccacacagtcaaatgcctttgcatagtcaataaaacacaggtaaacatccttctggtattctctgctttcagccaggatccatctgacatcagcaatgatatccctggttccatgtcctcttctgaaactggcctgaatttctggcagttccctgtcgatacactgctgcagccgtttttgaatgatcttcagcaaaatttttttcccatgtgatattaatgatattgttctataattttcacatttggttggatcacctttcttggaaataggcataaatatggatctcttccagtcagttggccaggaagctttcttggcatagacaggtgagcacctccagcactgcatccgtttcttgaagcatctcagttgatattccatcaattcctggagccttgtttttcaccagtgccttcagagcagcttggacttcttccttcagtaccattggttcctgatcatatactacctcttgaaatggttgaatatcgactaattcttcttggtataatgactctgtgtattccttccatcttcttttgatgcttcctgcatcatttaatatttttcccatagaatccttcactattgcaacttgaggcttgaatttttttttttttccagttctttcagcttgagaaacaccaagcatgttcttcccttttggttttccatctccagctctttgcacatgtcattataatactttactttgtcttctcgagctgccctttgaaatgttctgttcagctcttttacttcaccaattctttttgctttagctgctcgacgttcgatagcaagtttcagagtctcctctgacatccatcttggtcttttctttctttcctatcttttcagtgacctcttgctttcttcatggatgatgtccttgatgtcattccacaactcgtccagtctttggtcaccagtgttcgatgcgtcaaatctattcttgagatggtctctaaattcaggtgggctatactcaaggtcatactttggctatcgtggacttgctcagattttcttcagtttcagcttgaacttgcatatgagcaactgatggtctgttccacagtcagcccctggccttgttctgactgatgatattgagcttttccatcatctctttccacagatgtagtcaatttgatttctgtgtgttccatctggcgaggtccatgtgtatagtcgccgtttatgttggtgaaagaaggtatttgcagtgaagaagtcgttggtcttccaaaattctatcattcaatctccagcattgtttctatcaccatggccatattttccaactactgatccttctttgtttccaactttcgcattaaaatcaccagtaattatcagtgcatcttgattgcatgttcatcaatttcagactgcagcagctgataaaaatcttctatttcttcatctttggccctattggttggtgcatatatttgaataatagtcgtattaactggtcttccttgtaggcgtatggatattatcctatcactgacaatgttatacttcaggatgtatcttgaaatgtttttgacgatgaatgcaacaccatcttcaagctgtcattcccagcatagtagactatatgattgtccgattcaaaatggccaataccagtccatttcagttcactaatgcctagagtattgatgtttatgcattccatttcatttttgacgatttctaattttcctggattcacacttcgtacattccaggttccgattattaatggatgtttgcagctgtttcttctcattttgagtcatgccacatcagcaaatgaaggtcccaaaagctttactctatccacgtcattaaggtcgactctgctttgagggggcagctcttccccagtcatcttttgagtgcctttcaacctggggggctcatcttccagcactatatcagacaatgttccactgctattcataaggttttcactggctattactctacagaagtagacttccgggtccttcttcctagtctgtcttagtctggaagctcagctgaaacctgtcctccatgggtgaccctgctggtatctgaataccagtggcatagcttccagcatcacagcaacacacaagcccccagagtacgacAAACCAAGGGGCACCAAGCTGTTGTGAGGAATTAAtaagttaatatttataaattctTAGAAcagcaaccagtgtcacaaaacagtttgtgtattgtttaatgagaaaatttatttgctctgtaaactttcacctgaagcacaatagaaaatgaataaataaaatgcttaCAGGCAGGCCAAAGAAGGGCTTTTTCCAGATACTGCACCTccaagtttcagagttagggttcaaaaaaaaattttttttttgaaggtataAACTTTCTCAGTGGAGTCTCTGTGTCTACCATATGTGTCTAGTATCTGGGAATCTTAATATCCATGGGAAGTTTTGGCCCCTTTGACAAGGAGGGAATCCACCGGGCCTATGGGAAGCTGAGTTTGTGTTTAGACTCTTCTGCTAGGAGAGGAATGTCGGTGGGGAGGCTGGTCCCAGCTAGCACATTGTCTAGGCAACCCAGAGTAAGTTTTTAAGGCTGTTTTTGGACAATTCAGCTTGTCAAGTCACACAAACTTTTTAAGGCACAGCTTCCTGGGCTCCATCAGATTTACTAGGTCTGAGGTAAAGCCCAGATATCTGGAGTAACAAGTTCTATAGGTGGTTTTTcatttggggtggggggtggggaatgtAACCTATCTTTTGGAATCCAATTTTAGCCCCTTTCAAATACCCACTTTCTTGAGTCCTTCCTACCGCAGCTCCTGGGAAACTACGCCCTACCTTTTTTATATATCAAAGCATTGAGACTGAGCTCAGAATAGCTTTGTGTCTCCAGCAGCAACAGCCTTGTGTTAAATCATTTCCAATCAGTAGGAATCCAAGCACGTGAATTGGACATGATCACCCAGTTGGAGGGAGAACAATGGTGGATACTGAATCTTCATGGAGCTGAAGAGGACAGGGCCCAGAAATACCTGTCTAGGTGAGTTGTGACATAAAAAGACCACCAAATTGATATTTATGAGACTTGAGTTCTAGTCTCAGCTCTTATAATTAGCTGTggcctgggcaagttactcaactgGTTTTCTGTCTGTCAAGTGTGGGAGTTGGCCTAGATGAGCTCTAAGTTCTGTAAAACCTCTGATGGTCTATGATTATAAATTTGTTTAGAAGAATAACTGAACTAGTAAAAAGAAGGATTAAGGGGTAGGTGGGGGTCACAGTGTTGTAAATAGCATTTATGAAATTTTGTCCTCTCTCAGACATGCCAAGAAAATGGTTGCATTCAAGCTTGATAGAGACATCTTCACTACTTGCTTTTTGAGGAGTCATCTTTTCTGCACTTCAGAGTCTTTACTTTTCTaatccctttcctttctctcatttCCTATGATGAATTGGGTACAATAACAGCTTGTTCTAACTTTTCATCCCCTACTCTTTGCTCATCAGATGGTATATCTGCTCATTTCCATTTTGGGGGTTAGGGGCTTAGCATATTACCCAGTCCTCCCATATTTCTTGATGTGTTTATGCTCACCCACTGCAAAAACTCTGTATTTTTATCTCTTCTGGCCTTGTTCATGTCTCTTCCACTGTCCCTTTTTATTTTCTCCCCAGATAAAAGTTTCTAGTGTGTATAAATTGCAAATTAGTTGTCCTTTTTATTCTAGTTTGCTTcccttgttttccacagtggataCAGGTGATTTTTACACTTTAAATGTCTTTCAGAAGGGGAGATTTGAACTGAAACCAAAGCATTGACACCAATCAGGCTATTCCTAAAGAACTCAAGTTTTCACAGCCAGCAATAGAAAGTCTCAGAGGGAATATGAATGAAGAAGCCTGTAAAATTAAGGGCCAGTTATCAAGGCATACACAAAGTCCTGCACAGATGAAGTCCTCTTTTGAGAAAACAGAGATCAAAAAAGTATCAATGACCCTCAAGGAAATTTCCACTGGAGAGAGAGGCTCAGAGTCCAGTGAATTTATTCTGAGCTCAAACACAGATACACAACAAAAAATTCCAAAGGGAGATAGATCCCACATATCTAGGAAAAACTCCAAAGATAATTCAGACTCAATTAAACACCAGAAACTCTTCCCACAAAAGAAACCTTGTAAATGCGATCAATGTAGAAAAGCTAACTACCAGTCAGACCTTATTGTACACAGTAGAATCCATGGTGGAGAAAAGCCTTTTGAGTGCAACGAATGTGGGAAAACTTTCAGCCGAAGTACACACCTTATTGAACATCAAAgaactcacactggagagaaaccttatgaatgtagtGAATGTGGAAAAGCTTTTAGCCGAAGTACACACCTTAGTCTACATAAGAGAatccatactggagagaaaccttatgaatgtagtgaatgtggaaaagcctttagcCGGAGCACAAACCTTAATCAACATCAGCGAACTCATACTCAAGAAAAACCTTACAAATgtagtgaatgtgggaaagccttcagtgACCGTTCAACCATAATTCAGCATCAACGAATACACACTGGAGAGAATCCCTATGAatgcagtgaatgtggaaaaGCTTTCAGTTGGATCTCATCTCTTATAGAACATCAGAGGATGCACACTGGAGAGAACCCATATGAGTGCAGTGACTGTGGGAAAGTGTTCAGTAGAAGCTCATCACTTACTGAACATCAGAGAATCCACACTGGAGAAAAGCCCCATGAGTGCAGGGAGTGTGGAAAGGGCTTCAGTCGAAGCTCATCCCTTATTATTCaccagagaattcatactggagagaaaccttacaaatgtaatgactgtgggaaagccttcagtcaGAGTTCAACTCTAATCAGACATCAGCAACTTCACACTAAAGAGTAATATAATACCTGAGCTTTTATTAATGTTAGCACAAGAGCACATATCCATAGCCTCCCACAGATGGAAAAAACTTGTTTGAATTTTCCTTTCCtactaactataaaaaaaaattttttttttcttttttactaagtATAAGCcagtttcaaacttttttttttttaactgagtgaTCAATACATCAAGGGGATGACTTTAAAAACCTAACATATTGAATGTCACATTCTGGAGGGCTCCACCCTTAGAgtatagaactgcctcacaggtatCTTGCAGTTCCTTACCTTGTCTTGGGTCTTAGCTCcccaaaaggagccttggtggcacagtggttcagtgctaactgaaaggtcagtggtccaaATCTATCAGCcttcccacaggagaaagatgtggcagtctacttctgtaaaaattacagccttggaaactctatggggcagttctactctgtcctgtagaatagctgagtcagaatcaactcaacaaaaaCTGGTCTGGTTTGGTTCCCCAAACAACCAGTGAACCCTCTGTATCCCAACCACATCAGCTCCTTCCCTTAAAtcttgtatgtgtatgtgtgtgtgttttcatacTTGCTGACCCCAGTAGCAGAAGAAAAGGAGTAGCCTTCAGCGCAGGATCACCAATTTGGGGATAATAGTGTTGAGACAAGTTCAGTTTCCAAACTTATAAGGacaaatttttctcttcttcctctgtaccgcacttttttttttttttttgctatatcaTATATTCATTAAAGTATAACTCACACTAATCCTAGTGTTATTTTATCACATCATTATCAAGTATGTCCTAAAAATCTTAGCAATGTTTATTTCCTCCattatcttgaaaaaaaaaaaatgcttccaattgctactttatttttttaaatctctcttttgttatagggtcactatgagtcagaatcgatggtgacaggctttttggttttgtttacagAATTCATGAAACATATACCCTCTGGCTTTGACCCTCACTAATCTTGTAAAGCTGATTTCTGAAAGACAAACTCAGTGACTATTTCTCAATCCTCTTCCAGCTTGAATAAAATCGGCACTTTCgttaaaaagaaataaggaaaaaaaattgtgctgGTGGTTGCACAatcttgtgaatatactaaaaactacttCACTGTACATATGAAATGGGTAAAACTGTACAGTATGTGGATTACATTTCAATGAAGTTGttattgaaaagtaaaaaaaaaaaatggcacttttggccacttttttttttttcttggctattCTTACATGCCTTAAAACTTGATCTTTTCCTGGTATCCACCATTTTTTCTACCTCCCAGCACATCTATAATTACAAATGatcagctctgtgactttgggcaaggatTAGACCAGAATAATCTCATTTTACCAGGTTATAATACTTGAGGTTATTCAACTAGATTATAACCTTCTTGAAGGCAGAAATCTTGTTTTAGAtacaataaattttgagaaccaccgcTGTATTAGTGGAGCACTCATGATGCAGTGgtcaagagtttggctgctaaacataaggtcagcagttcaaatccaccagcctgtccttagaaaccccatgaggcagttctactctgtcctatagggtcgctgtgagttgccaCTGACTCAGCAGGCAATGGGATAAAATATCACAGAGTGCTGAGTAGACACTAAATGCCCTGTAATTAGTGTTTACTGATTCCTCTTTATCTCCTGTAATAAATTTGCTTGACTTTATTTGAAATGGCTCAATAACTGATTCCATTCTCTCTATTCctactgctgctgtcaagtcctcAGGACTTTGGGCCTAGATTACTACAGTAAATGCATTTGTTGTTGTCCTTATATCCCTGCCTTTATCTAACCGCTTGTCTAAGCTACCACTTTATTCAGAAATAGTCCACAGCTGCCCAGTGTCCTCAGGAAAAGCTTCAAACTCCTTTATCTTCAAGGCCGTCCACAGTTAGAtctatttacctttattttccattactcttcaaaacaaaaacattgcacATGTGGTCAGGCCTATCCTTTGTCCCTCTTCTTACACTTGGCTTTCTTTCAAACTATTCCATGGCACCCTTTTACATGTCCTACTTTCTCCTTTGTACCTCCAGAAGTCCTATTCACCCTTTCTAAAAGGCCCTGCTCAAGTCCTGACTCCTTTGTGATACTTTCAGTCTCACACCTTCTTAGAGATCCTTTGCAGTGATGCTCTGCATTATTCTACTTCATTCAACATTTTCTTATTCTGTTCTCAGGTTCTTTCGGGTGTGCTATTCCATAAGCTGGTTTGAAGTTAGAAACTGTCTTAAATATAAGTGCCAGTAATAAATACATAATACCATGCAGACTTGGACTCTTATGTTAATCTAAACCAGGAAGGTTTGATTTAACAGTGCTATTTCTTCTGTCTTTTGAATGGCAAGAAAATCTCATAAATATTTTGGGCTCTTTTGTCCTACCTTGAATTATGTACATTACTTacgaggatgaaaaaaaaaaaaagattctcaacaagatggactgacacactggctgccaacagtgtgctcaaatatagcaacaattgtgaggatcacacaggaccaggcagaatttccttctgttgtacatagggatgctatgaatcagaaccaactcaatggtacctaacaacacttACTCTTGGGACGGATTCTTCTTTAGAGTTCAAGGGATGCTGACCCCTTGGCTTTTTCTTCATGGGGTTGTAAGGATTAAGTGAGTTTATTCATGTGAAGTGatgaaaacagtgcctggcatatagtaagtgctcaataaatgctaagtTGTTATGATTCCACTGTTTCACATCTACCAGTAGCCTTTTACCTCTTTGTCTGCAGGTCTTTGACTCCATTACCAGTAATTACTGGAAACTAGGACcaatgaaataaattaaaaggTACCTCCCCTAACTGTCATAGTAAGTAatagctgtcttttttttttttgataactaaACGGTATTGAAATTTATAGAAGACAGCTTATAAGTACAataagatagaaaaccaaaaacacatacAAATCAGCATTAGAGAAGGCAGAAAATGCCAAGAAGCTCAAGATCAGGATAAGCTATGGTATCTGACGCATTTATTCAGTTTGAGATACAAGCTGAGCATTCTGGCAACCAAAGTCAGGAGataatttatgttgttaaaaaaaagggggggtccaTTCCTCAAGGAAAGCATAACTTTTTCTAATATTTAGATTTAAGATAAATTTCTCCACTGGCCTTTATATTCATACAGTAATTACACAATGCCCTCAGTAGTAAACAAATTATATATCCTCCACAACATCAAGGAAACCGTAGGTTCTCCAGTGAATAAATATTTAGTTCATAGTAGAAGGCCCAAAGAGGCCCAGAGGTTAGAAGGAGCAGCGGTTGTAGAGTATATCAGATAATCAAGTGTTACCAGGTGGCAGAAGATAAGTTCTTTGCATATATTTGAGTCACCACAGGTTAGAATGTGGAAACTGcagtttttgttagctgccatcgagttgattttcaactcatagcgacaccatataatacagtagaaccgccccatagggttttctaggctgtcatctttaccaaagcagatcgccagctctttctcctgcacagccactgattgggtttgaaccaccaaacttttggctagtggctgacagcttaactgttgcaccaccagggctcttacttgaagtttaaaaccaaaaaaccaaacccattgccatctgattccaactcatagccgccctataggacagagtagaactgcctcatagggtttccaaggagcggctggtggatttgaaccttttggttagcagccaagctcttaaccactgccccaccaaggGCCAGGATTTGTCCCCAGTTCTTCTGATTTAAGTACTGGACCTCTTTAGCTGAACCCTGGCAGCTGGGCAAGagctggaaaagaaaaggaactgtGTCAgtaaaggcattaaaaaaaaaaaggcataaagatGAGAAAATGCCCTCGGTGTGTTGCAGTAGATGAAGAGACTAAATTGCCTAAGGCAGGGTGTTAACGATGTTAAATGTGTGAAAGTTGATTTGGAATTGGATAACTACGAGGGAATGACAGGAGGTTTTTAATCACAGTAATTAAGTTTGGCAAAAATCTGGTACAGGAGACAAGATGGTTTAGAAGTGAGAGATAGTAGGCAGAAACTAGGTGGGAAGCAGAGTTTTAGAATATACTGGGGAATGGAGAGCagccacagatgaggaaacaatgaAGGAAAGAGCTAGTGAAATTGGTGACTAAATACGGATAATGAAGGAGAGGGACCAGTGGCT
This is a stretch of genomic DNA from Elephas maximus indicus isolate mEleMax1 chromosome 1, mEleMax1 primary haplotype, whole genome shotgun sequence. It encodes these proteins:
- the ZNF391 gene encoding zinc finger protein 391, producing MNEEACKIKGQLSRHTQSPAQMKSSFEKTEIKKVSMTLKEISTGERGSESSEFILSSNTDTQQKIPKGDRSHISRKNSKDNSDSIKHQKLFPQKKPCKCDQCRKANYQSDLIVHSRIHGGEKPFECNECGKTFSRSTHLIEHQRTHTGEKPYECSECGKAFSRSTHLSLHKRIHTGEKPYECSECGKAFSRSTNLNQHQRTHTQEKPYKCSECGKAFSDRSTIIQHQRIHTGENPYECSECGKAFSWISSLIEHQRMHTGENPYECSDCGKVFSRSSSLTEHQRIHTGEKPHECRECGKGFSRSSSLIIHQRIHTGEKPYKCNDCGKAFSQSSTLIRHQQLHTKE